The following are from one region of the Paenibacillus sabinae T27 genome:
- a CDS encoding ABC transporter substrate-binding protein — MLTAVMVLSLAACVERNEEGQTGQQKVNKIVLSVFNPKVEIASQFERLVKEYEKEHPEVDIHIRTVGGGADDRAMLMTQFAAGKGPDIYTNGGYEEARLWKDYLEDLSDQPWVRHAYKHALEPMEMDGKIYGMPMNVEGYGFVYNKDLFAKAGIRETPRTLSELKDVSEKLRAMNITPFSNGYAEKWLLGVFMINIAFAHQNNPDAFIKGLTDGTQKFKGNEPFIGMLRLLDLTVQYGSKNSLTIDYNTAVTGFAKGKTAMILQGNWIQPMLDKISPNMNIGFFPMPISDDAAKNDALAIGIPNNWVVNKKTTAVKKIEAKKFLNWMASSEQGKRFMTEQFKFVPAFSNIEIKNSGPLAADIIKYVKEGKTLSWNWFKYPAGVSDEFGPAMQAYINKQMNRDELLQEFQKSWNRYSEK, encoded by the coding sequence ATGTTGACAGCAGTGATGGTCCTATCGCTTGCGGCGTGCGTGGAAAGGAATGAGGAAGGCCAAACCGGTCAACAAAAAGTTAATAAGATCGTTCTGAGCGTATTCAATCCCAAGGTGGAGATTGCCTCCCAGTTTGAGCGGCTAGTCAAAGAATACGAGAAGGAACACCCTGAAGTGGATATTCACATTCGGACGGTCGGTGGGGGCGCGGATGACCGCGCAATGCTGATGACCCAATTTGCTGCCGGGAAAGGTCCCGATATTTATACGAACGGCGGATACGAGGAAGCCAGACTGTGGAAAGATTACCTGGAGGATTTGTCTGATCAGCCTTGGGTCCGACATGCATATAAACACGCATTAGAACCGATGGAAATGGACGGTAAGATCTACGGCATGCCGATGAATGTGGAAGGCTACGGTTTTGTTTACAATAAAGATTTATTTGCGAAAGCGGGTATTAGGGAAACACCGAGGACTCTGAGCGAATTAAAGGATGTGTCGGAAAAGCTTAGGGCGATGAATATCACTCCTTTCTCGAACGGGTACGCGGAAAAATGGCTCCTTGGCGTATTCATGATAAACATCGCATTTGCGCATCAGAACAACCCTGATGCTTTTATTAAGGGATTGACGGACGGAACGCAAAAGTTTAAAGGAAACGAACCCTTTATAGGAATGCTCCGATTGCTTGATCTAACCGTACAATATGGCAGCAAGAATTCGCTGACCATAGATTACAATACGGCAGTCACCGGATTTGCAAAGGGTAAAACAGCGATGATCCTGCAAGGAAACTGGATACAGCCGATGTTGGACAAAATCTCACCGAACATGAATATAGGATTCTTCCCAATGCCGATCAGCGATGATGCGGCAAAAAACGATGCACTCGCAATCGGCATTCCCAACAATTGGGTCGTAAATAAAAAAACAACCGCTGTGAAGAAAATAGAGGCTAAAAAGTTCTTAAACTGGATGGCTTCTTCGGAACAAGGTAAAAGATTTATGACCGAGCAATTTAAGTTTGTTCCCGCCTTTTCCAATATAGAGATTAAAAATTCAGGTCCGCTTGCCGCTGATATTATCAAATATGTAAAGGAAGGCAAAACATTATCATGGAACTGGTTCAAATATCCTGCCGGAGTGAGCGATGAGTTTGGGCCTGCCATGCAAGCTTATATCAATAAACAAATGAACAGGGATGAGCTTCTGCAGGAATTTCAAAAATCGTGGAACAGATATTCGGAAAAATAA
- a CDS encoding glycoside hydrolase family 31 protein, protein MKRKRTKKAVTALLATAVLLSGNAVSQFYLAQPVFADDLVFPVEAFRPTDDRPLDKSHLQQPMTVQSFEQLDNGVKLNLGAQEAYIRMLTSDMAKVSLLNKGDKEYTSVGIAKTDWSAPKFKVKEDDKRIVITTDSLTVDIKKSPFGIKYMDKDGNVINEDGDQGIGYENGKPYVFKKTDNNENFYGLGEKTDGLNKRGKEEGIWHQDPFPYESKYIYQSVPFFIGLKDKKAYGILFDNTYRTYYNFAKESDDYYYFYADGGKLTYYFFNGPQIKDVVDRYTDLTGKIPLPPEWSLGFHQSSWAYSQNDMEEVAAGYREKKIPADGLFFDIEYMDDYKAFTWGKKVPDPAGLGKRMEEQGFHQVNIFDPAIRALPGYSVYDEGTAKDLWVKNPDGTNFLGKLWPWDPSAPPSSVYPNFLKKETRDWWSMQYKPFFDTGIDGIWNDVNEPVSFIAKDHWTLPLDAVFEDDNGVKHTHEEIHNTYAHMEEEASYNAFKKLKPNVRPFVLTRAGYTGTQRYAATWTGDNHSTWEHLRMSIPMNSNVGLAGHPFVGNDIGGFTKNKQLGEICTPELFARWLELGVFLPFARDHYNNDGDSPSVKQNINRQEPWQFGKEVEDISRKYISMRYELMPYLQNAFKQAHETGNLIQQPLVFQFQDDPNTYNNEDQFMFGDSLMIAPVVEKGATSRSVYLPAGVKWIDYWTGEEFEGGQTITKQADLGTLPLYVKQGSIIPRREVQQYAGEKKLTNLTLDTYLNDKASYSYYQDDATTEDYTRGEFNVTDFHVENKGNHVEFEQDKKVQNYASDIQSYTLKLHNAVEPKKVQAANNKYVEAGSVEELNGQERAYYFDANEHVLYVKIPVSEKQKVKIQTQDDVEGSK, encoded by the coding sequence ATGAAACGAAAAAGAACGAAAAAAGCGGTAACCGCACTATTAGCAACTGCTGTTCTACTTTCAGGTAATGCCGTTTCACAGTTCTATCTCGCTCAACCTGTATTTGCGGACGATTTGGTTTTCCCGGTAGAAGCATTTAGACCGACCGATGACAGGCCACTTGATAAAAGCCATCTGCAGCAGCCTATGACGGTGCAAAGCTTCGAGCAGTTGGACAATGGCGTAAAGCTTAATTTAGGCGCACAGGAGGCTTACATACGGATGCTTACATCCGATATGGCCAAAGTGTCGCTCTTGAACAAAGGAGACAAGGAATATACCTCTGTTGGGATCGCCAAAACGGATTGGTCTGCTCCTAAATTCAAAGTGAAGGAAGACGACAAGAGGATCGTCATTACTACCGACAGCTTGACCGTAGACATCAAGAAAAGCCCGTTTGGAATCAAATATATGGATAAAGACGGCAATGTCATTAACGAGGACGGGGATCAAGGGATCGGTTACGAAAACGGGAAGCCTTACGTGTTCAAAAAGACCGATAACAACGAGAATTTCTACGGGCTGGGCGAGAAAACCGACGGTCTGAACAAACGGGGCAAGGAAGAGGGCATATGGCATCAAGACCCGTTCCCGTATGAATCGAAATACATTTACCAATCGGTTCCGTTCTTTATCGGTTTGAAAGATAAAAAGGCGTACGGCATTTTATTCGACAATACGTACCGCACTTACTACAACTTCGCCAAGGAAAGCGACGATTACTATTACTTCTACGCCGACGGCGGCAAACTGACCTACTATTTCTTCAATGGGCCGCAGATCAAAGATGTCGTAGACCGTTATACCGATCTGACCGGCAAAATCCCCCTGCCCCCTGAATGGTCTTTGGGCTTCCATCAATCCAGTTGGGCGTATTCCCAAAACGACATGGAAGAAGTAGCCGCAGGGTATCGCGAAAAGAAAATTCCGGCGGATGGATTGTTTTTTGACATCGAATATATGGACGACTATAAAGCCTTTACGTGGGGGAAAAAAGTTCCCGATCCTGCAGGGCTGGGCAAACGTATGGAAGAGCAGGGTTTCCATCAAGTGAATATCTTCGATCCGGCAATCAGGGCCTTGCCAGGCTACAGCGTTTATGATGAAGGGACCGCGAAGGATCTCTGGGTGAAAAACCCTGACGGCACCAACTTCCTCGGCAAGCTTTGGCCTTGGGACCCTTCGGCACCGCCTTCTTCCGTATATCCGAATTTCCTGAAAAAAGAAACCCGCGACTGGTGGTCCATGCAATACAAGCCGTTTTTTGACACAGGCATAGACGGCATCTGGAACGACGTTAACGAACCGGTCAGCTTTATAGCCAAAGACCACTGGACGCTGCCTCTCGATGCTGTCTTTGAAGATGACAACGGCGTCAAACATACACATGAAGAGATTCACAATACGTATGCGCATATGGAGGAAGAAGCGTCTTACAACGCATTCAAAAAACTCAAACCGAACGTCCGTCCGTTCGTGTTGACGCGTGCCGGATATACGGGAACGCAGCGTTACGCTGCAACCTGGACCGGTGATAACCACAGCACTTGGGAACATCTCAGAATGTCGATTCCAATGAATTCGAATGTCGGACTGGCGGGCCACCCGTTTGTGGGCAATGACATCGGCGGATTCACCAAAAATAAACAGTTGGGCGAAATATGCACGCCGGAATTGTTTGCACGCTGGCTTGAGCTTGGTGTCTTCCTGCCGTTCGCTCGGGACCACTACAATAATGACGGCGACAGTCCGTCGGTTAAGCAGAACATTAATAGACAAGAACCGTGGCAATTCGGCAAGGAAGTTGAGGATATCAGCCGCAAGTATATTTCCATGCGTTACGAACTGATGCCTTACCTGCAGAACGCGTTCAAACAAGCGCATGAAACAGGAAACCTGATTCAGCAGCCGCTCGTGTTCCAGTTCCAGGATGACCCGAATACCTATAACAACGAAGATCAATTCATGTTCGGCGATTCTCTGATGATTGCGCCGGTTGTGGAGAAGGGCGCAACGTCCCGCAGCGTGTATTTGCCGGCCGGGGTGAAATGGATCGACTACTGGACCGGAGAAGAGTTTGAGGGCGGCCAAACGATTACCAAACAAGCCGATCTCGGCACGCTTCCGCTTTACGTGAAGCAAGGCTCGATCATCCCGCGCCGCGAAGTCCAGCAGTATGCCGGCGAGAAGAAGCTGACGAATCTGACTCTCGACACCTATCTTAACGACAAGGCTTCCTACAGCTACTATCAGGATGATGCAACTACAGAGGATTATACAAGAGGCGAATTCAACGTAACCGACTTCCATGTGGAAAACAAAGGAAACCACGTCGAATTCGAACAGGACAAAAAAGTTCAGAATTACGCTTCCGACATTCAGTCCTATACGCTGAAGCTTCATAATGCTGTAGAACCGAAAAAAGTACAAGCCGCTAACAACAAGTATGTCGAAGCCGGCAGCGTGGAAGAATTGAATGGGCAGGAAAGAGCTTACTACTTCGATGCGAATGAACATGTGCTGTATGTCAAAATCCCGGTAAGCGAGAAACAGAAAGTGAAGATTCAAACTCAAGACGATGTAGAGGGAAGCAAATAA